One Roseomonas gilardii subsp. gilardii genomic region harbors:
- a CDS encoding dihydrodipicolinate synthase family protein — protein MTAKIDWQGVFPAVTTQFRDDYSLDVQATHRVMQALIRDGVSGLIVCGTVGENCSLSKEEKVAVMEAAKDAAVGRVPVVAGIAEFTTPFAAEMAKEAARIGLDGIMVMPALVYSSKPHETAAHFRGVAKATDLPVMVYNNPPIYKNDVTPAILASLADCETIVCFKESSGDARRFTDLRNMVGDRFRMFAGLDDTVLESVMLGAEGWVSGMSNAFPAEGEALFRLAKAGRYDEARALYDWFMPLLHLDARPDLVQCIKLCEHIMGRGTHLTRPPRLELPEGERAEVEALMRAALAKRPKLPADLALPQAA, from the coding sequence ATGACCGCCAAGATCGACTGGCAGGGCGTCTTCCCCGCCGTGACCACCCAGTTCCGCGATGACTACAGCCTGGACGTCCAGGCGACGCATCGCGTGATGCAGGCGCTGATCCGCGACGGCGTTTCCGGCCTGATCGTCTGCGGCACGGTGGGCGAGAACTGCTCCCTCTCGAAGGAGGAGAAGGTGGCGGTGATGGAGGCGGCCAAGGATGCCGCCGTCGGCCGCGTGCCGGTGGTCGCCGGCATCGCCGAGTTCACCACACCCTTCGCGGCGGAGATGGCGAAGGAGGCCGCGCGGATTGGGCTGGACGGCATCATGGTGATGCCGGCGCTGGTCTATTCCTCCAAGCCGCACGAGACGGCTGCGCATTTCCGCGGCGTGGCCAAGGCCACCGACCTGCCGGTGATGGTCTACAACAACCCGCCCATCTACAAGAACGACGTGACGCCCGCGATCCTGGCCTCGCTGGCGGATTGCGAGACCATCGTCTGCTTCAAGGAATCCTCGGGCGACGCGCGCCGCTTCACCGACCTGCGCAACATGGTGGGCGACCGCTTCCGCATGTTCGCGGGGCTCGACGACACCGTGCTGGAAAGCGTGATGCTTGGTGCCGAGGGCTGGGTCTCCGGCATGTCCAACGCCTTCCCGGCCGAGGGTGAGGCGCTGTTCCGACTGGCGAAGGCGGGCCGCTATGACGAGGCGCGGGCGCTCTACGACTGGTTCATGCCGCTGCTGCACCTCGATGCGCGCCCCGACCTCGTGCAGTGCATCAAGCTCTGCGAGCATATCATGGGCCGTGGCACCCATCTGACGCGGCCGCCGCGCCTGGAACTGCCGGAGGGCGAGCGCGCCGAGGTCGAGGCGCTGATGCGGGCGGCGCTGGCGAAGCGGCCGAAGCTGCCGGCGGACCTCGCCTTGCCCCAGGCAGCCTGA
- a CDS encoding GntR family transcriptional regulator translates to MNAPLKHRTVSAAVLEEIRRRVLDGRYPAGAQLRQDSLAEEFGVSRIPVREALFQLEAEGFVRISPHKGATVAALSAEEVGEAFELRALLEPRLLEHSAPRLTEADFAALDRILAEYSHALAQGETGRWGELNTQLHRLLYSRAGKPRTEALVANLLQECDRYTRLQLSADPSELARADREHREMVRLCREGAVAEAVTLLRAHVAHVAEALEDFLRERPLPAAPA, encoded by the coding sequence ATGAACGCGCCGCTGAAGCACCGCACCGTCTCGGCCGCCGTGCTGGAGGAGATCCGCCGCCGCGTGCTCGATGGGCGCTACCCGGCCGGCGCGCAGCTTCGCCAGGACAGCTTGGCCGAGGAATTCGGCGTCAGCCGCATCCCCGTGCGCGAGGCACTGTTCCAGTTGGAGGCCGAGGGCTTCGTGCGGATCTCGCCGCACAAGGGCGCCACCGTCGCCGCCCTCTCGGCGGAGGAGGTGGGCGAAGCCTTCGAACTGCGCGCCCTGCTGGAACCGCGCCTGCTGGAACATTCCGCGCCGCGCCTGACGGAGGCGGATTTCGCCGCGCTGGACCGCATCCTGGCCGAGTATTCCCATGCCCTGGCACAGGGCGAGACCGGCCGCTGGGGGGAGCTGAACACCCAGCTCCACCGCCTGCTCTACAGCCGCGCCGGCAAGCCGCGCACCGAGGCGCTGGTCGCCAACCTGCTGCAGGAATGCGACCGCTACACGCGGTTGCAGCTTTCCGCCGACCCGTCGGAGCTGGCGCGTGCCGACCGCGAGCACCGCGAGATGGTGCGCCTCTGCCGCGAGGGCGCGGTGGCGGAGGCCGTCACCCTGCTCCGCGCGCATGTGGCGCATGTGGCCGAAGCTCTGGAAGACTTCCTGCGCGAACGCCCCCTGCCCGCCGCCCCGGCCTAA
- a CDS encoding NADH-quinone oxidoreductase subunit H, with product MKQPNLPEDASALSRLLPYASFATALAAAGLVPAFTTGMLLAPLADLVLLAGLVGLGRAFLALAGLEAGRAQGGLAASRLLADAVLAGPAMLAVVLVLSMLAGGTGLATIASGVRDGGVGLQLSLLLCLGALLAVAQVECGAETGAMLPAEASGRHLALWSLARDLWLLFWLDLLAAVFLPFGLAPDMVEAPWLAWPLGLLAWIAKLLAVGAVFALAGVLVAGMRRQRLPELLGAALLLAVLGAVLLFLGARVA from the coding sequence GTGAAGCAGCCGAACCTGCCGGAGGATGCCTCCGCCCTGTCGCGCCTACTCCCCTATGCCAGCTTCGCCACGGCGCTGGCGGCGGCCGGGCTGGTGCCCGCCTTCACCACCGGGATGCTCCTGGCGCCGCTGGCCGATCTGGTCCTGCTCGCCGGGCTGGTCGGGCTGGGGCGGGCCTTCCTGGCCCTGGCGGGGCTGGAGGCCGGGCGGGCCCAGGGCGGGCTGGCGGCCTCGCGGCTGCTGGCCGATGCGGTGCTGGCCGGGCCGGCGATGCTGGCGGTGGTGCTGGTCCTGTCCATGCTGGCGGGCGGCACCGGCCTCGCCACCATCGCCTCCGGGGTGCGGGATGGCGGGGTGGGGCTGCAGCTCTCGCTGCTGCTCTGCCTGGGGGCGCTGCTGGCGGTGGCGCAGGTGGAATGCGGGGCCGAGACCGGCGCCATGCTGCCGGCCGAGGCCTCCGGGCGGCATCTGGCCCTGTGGTCCCTGGCCCGCGATCTCTGGCTGCTGTTCTGGCTGGACCTGCTGGCGGCGGTCTTCCTGCCCTTCGGCCTGGCGCCGGACATGGTGGAGGCGCCCTGGCTGGCCTGGCCGCTCGGCCTGCTGGCCTGGATCGCCAAGCTGCTGGCCGTCGGCGCCGTCTTCGCCCTGGCGGGGGTGCTGGTGGCCGGGATGCGGCGGCAGCGCCTGCCGGAACTGCTGGGTGCGGCGCTGCTGCTGGCGGTGCTCGGGGCGGTGCTGCTCTTCCTGGGCGCCCGCGTCGCATGA
- a CDS encoding proton-conducting transporter membrane subunit: MTILLLAFLALSGLAVLAGALPRATAAGSAPGPLPPFPPGRASRTLAPPASPVTLLARMAPFLGLLAGLLLMAAGAMALRGEPSPALALPVLPGGVVLLRPDGLSGWFLMLLGLLAAASGPDPEEPDALRRALSPVGPAALALALSAADSAGLLLALGLALPVLVFSSADLAHPGGRGAARRVLALALAGWVALLLAFALLLPATSPAPDGWSFDVLRQTPPEGWRAGLLLVLALAGAAPLLGAASALGWMPLLATARPGRACAAMPALMVATGLYLLARLLLDLTGPAQPGWWGLPPLLAGAAMAFWCGLRASLEDDLRLLPGWLAGGQAGLAVLGLGLAAVFRAADLSALAALASGGALLQAGLGLPATLVLVLVAEEVRRMTGFRSLERLGGLVRVMPWATGCAALAVLALAALPPFAGFAPAWVLLQALLAAWRVGEIGTQLATLAVLAAAGAVLALLALAALRFLGLAFLGRPRHPRTLGGGDATGAMRGTLAVLAGLLLLGGLLPGPLLELMGLALRLLVRADLDGRAGWLSVQAGDGAASYQPLAVAALLLLPGGIAALALRALGPAPVTGPVWDDGFMAPPPHLPFGDPATQPGGRGFAQPMRRLLGLSPAPGETGIADSLARWRRIPATLAGLGPWLATAPFLRRPRRLSARGELALGLLLTLVLLLLAAWPAGHE, encoded by the coding sequence GTGACCATCCTGCTACTCGCCTTCCTGGCCCTGTCCGGGCTCGCCGTCCTGGCCGGGGCGCTGCCGCGTGCCACGGCGGCCGGCTCCGCGCCGGGTCCGTTGCCGCCGTTTCCGCCCGGCCGTGCCTCCCGCACTCTGGCTCCCCCGGCCTCGCCCGTCACCCTGCTGGCCCGGATGGCGCCGTTCCTGGGCCTGCTGGCCGGGCTCCTGCTCATGGCGGCCGGGGCGATGGCTCTCCGGGGAGAGCCTTCTCCGGCCCTGGCGCTGCCGGTGCTGCCGGGCGGCGTGGTCCTGCTGCGGCCCGACGGGCTGTCGGGGTGGTTTCTGATGCTGCTGGGGTTGCTGGCCGCCGCCTCCGGCCCGGACCCGGAGGAGCCGGATGCGCTGCGGCGTGCCCTTTCCCCGGTCGGCCCGGCGGCCCTGGCCCTCGCGCTTTCGGCGGCGGATTCGGCGGGGCTGCTTCTGGCCCTGGGGCTGGCTTTGCCGGTCCTGGTCTTCTCCAGCGCGGATCTGGCCCATCCCGGGGGGCGGGGCGCGGCCCGGCGGGTCCTGGCCCTGGCCCTGGCCGGCTGGGTGGCGCTGCTGCTCGCCTTCGCGCTGCTGCTGCCCGCGACATCGCCAGCACCGGACGGCTGGTCCTTCGACGTCCTGCGCCAGACGCCGCCCGAGGGCTGGCGGGCCGGGCTGCTGCTCGTGCTGGCCCTGGCCGGGGCCGCGCCGCTGCTGGGCGCGGCCTCCGCCCTGGGCTGGATGCCGCTGCTGGCCACGGCCCGGCCGGGGCGGGCCTGTGCGGCCATGCCGGCGCTGATGGTGGCCACCGGGCTCTATCTCCTGGCCCGGCTGCTGCTGGACCTGACCGGGCCGGCCCAGCCGGGCTGGTGGGGCCTGCCGCCGCTGCTGGCCGGGGCGGCGATGGCCTTCTGGTGCGGCCTGCGGGCCAGCCTGGAGGACGACCTCCGCCTCCTGCCGGGCTGGCTGGCGGGCGGGCAGGCGGGGCTGGCCGTGCTCGGCCTGGGCCTGGCCGCGGTCTTCCGGGCCGCCGATCTGAGCGCGCTGGCGGCGCTGGCCTCGGGCGGGGCGCTGCTGCAGGCCGGGCTCGGCCTGCCGGCCACGCTGGTGCTGGTCCTGGTGGCGGAGGAGGTGCGGCGGATGACCGGCTTCCGCTCGCTGGAACGGCTCGGCGGGCTGGTGCGGGTGATGCCCTGGGCCACCGGCTGCGCGGCGCTGGCGGTGCTGGCGCTCGCCGCCCTGCCGCCCTTCGCGGGCTTCGCCCCGGCCTGGGTACTGCTCCAGGCCCTGCTGGCCGCCTGGAGGGTCGGGGAGATCGGGACGCAACTCGCGACCCTGGCGGTGCTGGCGGCGGCGGGGGCAGTGCTGGCCCTGCTGGCGCTGGCGGCGCTGCGCTTCCTGGGCCTCGCCTTCCTGGGCCGGCCACGGCATCCGCGGACCCTGGGCGGTGGCGACGCGACGGGGGCGATGCGCGGCACCCTGGCGGTGCTGGCGGGGCTGCTGCTGCTGGGCGGCCTGCTGCCGGGACCGCTGCTGGAGCTGATGGGCCTGGCCCTGCGCCTGCTGGTGCGGGCGGATCTGGATGGGCGGGCCGGGTGGCTGTCGGTGCAGGCGGGGGATGGCGCGGCCTCCTATCAGCCCCTGGCGGTGGCGGCGCTGCTGCTGTTGCCGGGTGGGATCGCGGCGCTGGCGCTGCGCGCCCTCGGCCCGGCGCCGGTGACCGGGCCGGTCTGGGATGACGGCTTCATGGCCCCGCCGCCGCATCTGCCCTTCGGCGATCCGGCCACGCAGCCCGGCGGGCGCGGCTTCGCGCAGCCGATGCGCCGGCTGCTCGGCCTGTCGCCGGCGCCGGGCGAGACGGGGATCGCGGACAGTCTCGCGCGCTGGCGCCGGATTCCCGCCACCCTGGCGGGCCTTGGCCCCTGGCTGGCGACGGCCCCCTTCCTGCGCCGCCCCCGGCGCCTTTCGGCACGGGGCGAGCTGGCGCTGGGCCTGCTGCTGACCCTGGTGCTGCTGCTGCTCGCCGCCTGGCCCGCGGGACATGAATGA
- a CDS encoding IS5 family transposase yields MTRKSYPSDVSDEEWALVAPYLVLLPEAAGQRRHALREVFNGLRYVVRTGAPWRWMPNDLPPWDIVYAQARRWLAAGVFEAIVHDLRVVLRLEAGRAAEPTAAVLDSRTLRSTPESGARAGYDGAKRKRGSKVHAAVDTLGHLLALHVTPATADDRAEVGRLADAVQNATGESVEIAFVDQGYTGPKPSEAAARHGIQLEVVRHHEAKRGFVLLPRRWVIERSFAWATRFRRLVRDYERLPETLAGLHLVAFACLMLKHLTSIAQVHNSL; encoded by the coding sequence ATGACCCGCAAGTCCTATCCGTCCGACGTATCTGATGAGGAATGGGCGCTGGTTGCGCCCTATCTTGTGCTGCTGCCCGAGGCGGCGGGGCAGCGGCGCCACGCCTTGCGCGAGGTGTTCAACGGGCTGCGCTATGTGGTCAGGACGGGCGCGCCCTGGCGCTGGATGCCCAATGACCTGCCACCATGGGACATCGTCTACGCCCAGGCCCGGCGCTGGCTGGCGGCCGGGGTGTTCGAGGCGATCGTGCACGACCTGCGGGTCGTGCTGCGGCTGGAGGCAGGCCGCGCGGCCGAGCCGACGGCGGCGGTGCTGGACAGCCGGACGCTCCGTTCCACCCCCGAGAGTGGAGCCAGGGCGGGCTACGACGGGGCCAAGCGCAAGCGGGGCTCGAAGGTGCATGCGGCCGTCGACACGCTCGGCCACCTGCTGGCGCTGCACGTCACGCCCGCCACCGCCGACGACCGTGCCGAGGTCGGGCGCCTGGCCGACGCCGTCCAGAATGCCACCGGCGAGAGCGTCGAGATCGCCTTCGTGGACCAGGGCTATACCGGTCCGAAGCCCTCCGAGGCTGCCGCCAGGCACGGCATCCAGCTTGAGGTCGTCCGCCACCACGAGGCCAAGCGCGGCTTCGTCCTCCTGCCCAGGCGCTGGGTCATTGAGCGCTCCTTCGCCTGGGCTACCCGCTTCCGACGCCTCGTCCGCGACTATGAACGCCTCCCCGAAACACTCGCAGGCCTCCACCTCGTCGCCTTCGCTTGCCTCATGCTCAAGCACCTCACCTCAATCGCCCAGGTCCACAACAGCCTCTAG
- a CDS encoding Lrp/AsnC family transcriptional regulator, with amino-acid sequence MSSRDRVVLDAFDKRILAALQADATLPVAKVAEMAGLSPTPCWRRIQKLEQAGVIRKRVALLDRRKLNVGVTVFIAIRTSQHNAAWLERFRRALADIPEIVDFYRMSGEIDYLIRAVVPDIEAYDGVYKRLISAVDLTDVTSMFAMEELKSTTEVPLDYAAEE; translated from the coding sequence ATGAGCTCTCGTGACAGGGTGGTGCTGGACGCCTTCGACAAGCGGATTCTCGCGGCCTTGCAGGCCGATGCCACCCTGCCCGTGGCCAAGGTGGCGGAGATGGCGGGGCTTTCCCCCACCCCCTGCTGGCGGCGCATCCAGAAGCTCGAACAGGCGGGGGTGATCCGCAAGCGGGTGGCGCTGCTCGACCGCCGCAAGCTGAATGTCGGCGTCACGGTCTTCATCGCCATCCGCACCAGCCAGCACAACGCCGCCTGGCTGGAGCGATTCCGCCGCGCTCTCGCGGACATACCGGAGATCGTGGATTTCTATCGGATGAGCGGCGAGATCGACTACCTGATCCGGGCCGTCGTGCCGGATATCGAGGCTTATGACGGCGTCTACAAGCGGCTGATCTCCGCCGTGGACCTCACCGACGTCACCTCCATGTTCGCCATGGAGGAGCTGAAATCCACCACCGAGGTTCCACTGGACTACGCCGCCGAGGAGTGA
- a CDS encoding cysteine dioxygenase family protein produces the protein MFIAQTRTALDRLLAEIALAARAPLEARPAAVAEVLGEAMADPQLLLGRHLPGRAEGYTRHLLQADPAGEYAVVALVWRPGQMSPVHAHRTWCALGIHGGILTESFYTLEEDGDPVPAATFLRRPGETSHGPADPKLVHRLANLGCRDAPCPSMSMACPSTASAMG, from the coding sequence ATGTTCATCGCCCAGACCCGCACCGCCCTGGACCGTCTCCTGGCCGAGATCGCCCTGGCCGCGCGGGCGCCACTGGAAGCGCGCCCCGCCGCGGTGGCGGAGGTGCTGGGCGAGGCGATGGCCGACCCGCAGCTCCTGCTCGGCCGGCACCTTCCGGGCCGGGCCGAGGGCTATACCCGGCATCTGCTGCAGGCCGATCCCGCCGGGGAATACGCCGTGGTGGCGCTGGTCTGGCGCCCCGGGCAGATGAGCCCGGTGCATGCCCACCGCACCTGGTGCGCGCTCGGCATCCATGGCGGCATCCTGACCGAGAGCTTCTACACGCTGGAGGAGGATGGCGACCCTGTCCCGGCGGCGACCTTCCTGCGCCGCCCCGGTGAGACCAGCCATGGCCCGGCCGACCCGAAGCTGGTGCACCGCCTGGCCAATCTCGGCTGCCGGGACGCTCCCTGTCCATCCATGTCTATGGCGTGTCCTTCGACCGCTTCGGCGATGGGGTGA
- the metK gene encoding methionine adenosyltransferase, which produces MRDKGEYLFTSESVSEGHPDKVADRISDTVLDAYLTADPYARVACETLVTTNRIILAGETRGPGSVTPEYLMHLARLAVQDIGYDQEGFSWRNAHVECHLHAQSAHIAQGVDASGNKDEGAGDQGIMFGYACTETPDLMPAPLYYAHLILRRISELRRNNDKSVAGLLPDAKSQVTLRYVDGKPVGVTSVVVSTQHEDGLTQEQVRELVAPIVASSLPAGWTVPEDELYVNPTGTFVIGGPDGDCGLTGRKIIVDTYGGAAPHGGGAFSGKDPTKVDRSAAYACRYLAKNVVAAGLADKCTIQVSYAIGVSKPLSVYFDLHGTGRDIDETKLAKVVNEMVNLTPRGIREHLQLNRAIYVPTSAYGHFGRTPDEDKGTFTWERTDIASDLKRAFGR; this is translated from the coding sequence ATGCGCGACAAGGGCGAATACCTTTTTACCTCCGAATCCGTTTCGGAAGGCCACCCCGACAAGGTTGCCGACCGCATCAGCGACACCGTCCTGGACGCCTATCTCACGGCGGACCCCTACGCGCGCGTCGCGTGCGAGACGCTGGTCACCACCAACCGCATCATCCTGGCCGGCGAGACCCGTGGCCCCGGTTCGGTGACGCCGGAATACCTGATGCACCTCGCCCGCCTCGCGGTGCAGGACATTGGCTATGACCAGGAAGGCTTCTCCTGGCGCAACGCGCATGTCGAGTGCCACCTGCATGCCCAGTCCGCGCATATCGCGCAGGGCGTGGACGCCTCCGGCAACAAGGACGAGGGCGCCGGCGACCAGGGCATCATGTTCGGCTATGCCTGCACCGAGACGCCCGACCTGATGCCGGCCCCGCTGTACTACGCGCACCTCATCCTGCGCCGGATCAGCGAGCTGCGCCGCAACAACGACAAGTCGGTCGCCGGCCTGCTGCCGGACGCCAAGTCCCAGGTCACGCTGCGCTATGTCGATGGCAAGCCGGTCGGCGTCACTTCCGTGGTGGTCTCCACCCAGCATGAGGATGGGCTGACGCAGGAGCAGGTCCGCGAGCTGGTCGCGCCGATCGTCGCCTCCTCCCTCCCCGCCGGCTGGACGGTGCCCGAGGACGAGCTCTACGTGAACCCGACGGGCACCTTCGTGATCGGCGGCCCGGATGGCGACTGCGGCCTGACCGGCCGCAAGATCATCGTGGACACCTATGGCGGCGCGGCTCCGCATGGCGGCGGTGCCTTCTCGGGCAAGGACCCGACCAAGGTGGACCGCTCGGCGGCCTATGCCTGCCGCTACCTGGCCAAGAACGTCGTCGCCGCCGGCCTGGCCGACAAGTGCACGATCCAGGTCTCCTACGCCATCGGCGTGAGCAAGCCGCTCTCGGTCTATTTCGACCTGCACGGCACCGGCCGCGACATCGACGAGACGAAGCTGGCCAAGGTCGTGAACGAGATGGTGAACCTGACGCCGCGCGGCATCCGGGAGCACCTGCAGCTCAACCGGGCGATCTATGTGCCGACCTCGGCCTATGGCCATTTCGGCCGCACCCCGGACGAGGACAAGGGCACCTTCACCTGGGAGCGGACGGATATCGCCAGCGACCTCAAGCGCGCCTTCGGCCGCTGA
- the trmB gene encoding tRNA (guanine(46)-N(7))-methyltransferase TrmB: MTAPVLEDGVADPASGAADPHDPPVEGVPNRLYGRRRGHPLRARQERLLQLAAPRLSADPGRLADPGALFAARPEEIWAEVGFGGGEHAEALARANPRTGLIASEVFENGICALLSRLVPEGEEAAAPGLPNLRLWTRDARHLLANLPEGALSRLYLMFPDPWPKSRHAKRRFVHPAMLPLVARVLRPGGEWRMASDHPVYQAWVEEVFAPQDLFEPVLDVWERPADWPGTRYEAKAHREGRHPRYWIWRRR; this comes from the coding sequence ATGACGGCCCCGGTCCTGGAGGACGGGGTCGCGGACCCCGCCTCCGGGGCCGCGGACCCGCATGACCCGCCCGTCGAGGGTGTTCCCAACCGGCTCTATGGCCGGCGCCGGGGGCATCCGCTGCGGGCGAGGCAGGAGCGGCTGCTGCAGCTCGCGGCGCCGCGCCTTTCCGCCGATCCCGGCCGCCTTGCCGATCCGGGCGCGCTTTTCGCGGCCCGGCCGGAGGAGATCTGGGCCGAGGTCGGCTTCGGTGGCGGCGAGCATGCAGAGGCTCTGGCCCGTGCCAATCCGCGAACCGGGCTGATCGCTTCCGAGGTTTTCGAGAACGGCATCTGCGCCCTCCTGTCCCGGCTGGTGCCGGAGGGAGAGGAAGCGGCGGCCCCTGGCCTGCCCAATCTCCGCCTCTGGACGCGCGATGCGCGCCACCTCCTGGCCAACCTGCCGGAAGGGGCGCTCTCCCGCCTCTACCTGATGTTCCCCGATCCCTGGCCGAAGTCCCGCCACGCCAAGCGGCGCTTCGTCCATCCCGCCATGCTGCCCCTCGTGGCCCGCGTGCTGCGCCCCGGTGGCGAATGGCGCATGGCCAGCGACCACCCGGTCTATCAGGCCTGGGTCGAGGAGGTCTTCGCGCCGCAGGATCTGTTCGAGCCCGTGCTCGATGTCTGGGAACGCCCCGCCGACTGGCCCGGCACCCGCTACGAGGCCAAGGCCCATCGCGAAGGCCGCCACCCGCGCTACTGGATCTGGCGCCGGCGCTGA
- the hppD gene encoding 4-hydroxyphenylpyruvate dioxygenase produces the protein MGPFPHDAPRAEISAQNPMGTDGFGFVEYAHPEPEKLHALFRQMGFSAVAKHRTKRSTLYRQGDINYLLTEEPGSHATRFAASHGPSVPSMAFRVVDAQHAYRRALELGAEPADPADGAKTIGIPAIKGIGGSLLYFIDRYGENGSVYDAEFDWLGEREPFPKGAGLFYIDHLTHNVYRGRMDHWYAFYSKLFNFRQIRYFDIKGEYTGLFSRALTSPDGRIRIPLNESADDESQIEEYLRAYKGEGIQHIACGCNDIYGTIEGLREAGLSFMPAPPDTYYEKVDARLPGHGEDLARLKRNGILVDGEGVVEHKKARLLLQIFSGNVIGPVFFEFIERKGDDGFGEGNFRALFESIEEDQLRRGVLSAAHAAT, from the coding sequence ATGGGACCTTTCCCGCATGACGCGCCGCGTGCCGAGATCAGCGCGCAGAACCCGATGGGCACGGACGGCTTCGGCTTCGTCGAATACGCGCATCCGGAGCCGGAGAAGCTGCACGCCCTGTTCCGCCAGATGGGCTTCAGCGCCGTCGCGAAGCACAGGACGAAGCGCAGCACCCTCTACCGCCAGGGCGACATCAACTACCTGCTGACCGAGGAGCCCGGCAGCCACGCCACGCGTTTCGCGGCCAGCCATGGGCCGAGCGTGCCGTCCATGGCCTTCCGCGTGGTGGACGCACAGCACGCCTATCGCCGCGCGCTGGAACTGGGTGCGGAGCCGGCCGACCCCGCCGATGGCGCGAAGACCATCGGCATCCCGGCGATCAAGGGCATCGGCGGGTCCTTGCTCTACTTCATCGACCGGTATGGCGAGAACGGCTCGGTCTATGACGCCGAGTTCGACTGGCTGGGCGAGCGCGAGCCCTTCCCGAAGGGGGCCGGGCTCTTCTACATCGACCACCTGACGCACAATGTCTATCGCGGCCGGATGGACCACTGGTACGCGTTCTACAGCAAGCTCTTCAACTTCCGGCAGATCCGCTACTTCGACATCAAGGGCGAGTACACGGGCCTCTTCTCCCGCGCGCTGACCAGCCCCGACGGGCGCATCCGCATCCCGCTGAACGAGAGCGCCGACGACGAGAGCCAGATCGAAGAATACCTGCGCGCCTACAAGGGCGAGGGCATCCAGCACATCGCCTGTGGCTGCAACGACATCTACGGCACGATCGAGGGGCTGCGGGAGGCCGGGCTGAGCTTCATGCCCGCGCCGCCCGACACCTATTACGAGAAGGTGGACGCGCGCCTGCCAGGCCATGGCGAGGACCTCGCCCGGCTGAAGAGGAACGGCATCCTGGTGGATGGCGAAGGCGTGGTGGAGCACAAGAAGGCGCGGCTGCTGCTGCAGATCTTCTCCGGCAACGTCATCGGCCCGGTCTTCTTCGAGTTCATCGAGCGCAAGGGCGATGACGGCTTCGGCGAAGGCAATTTCCGCGCCCTGTTCGAGAGCATCGAGGAAGACCAGCTCCGCCGCGGCGTCCTCTCCGCGGCACACGCGGCGACCTGA
- a CDS encoding Lrp/AsnC family transcriptional regulator, whose amino-acid sequence MHESPSMDALDLRLLRALQEDARLTNQQVGERIGLSASQCSRRRAALEAAGLIRGYHAELDAERLGLHLLVFIQVTLASHSGDNARRFRDLVSRLEEVQEAYAMTGDADYLIKAVVPDLKGLSVLVNDVLLPHESVARVRSSIVLDRLKASGSLPLGRRG is encoded by the coding sequence ATGCACGAATCTCCCTCCATGGATGCGCTCGACCTCCGCCTGCTGCGGGCTTTGCAGGAGGATGCGCGGCTGACCAACCAGCAGGTCGGGGAGCGGATCGGCCTGTCCGCCTCGCAATGCTCGCGCCGACGGGCGGCGCTGGAGGCGGCCGGACTGATCCGCGGCTACCATGCCGAGCTGGATGCGGAGCGGCTGGGGCTGCACCTGCTGGTCTTCATCCAGGTCACGCTGGCCAGCCACAGCGGCGACAATGCGCGCCGCTTCCGCGACCTCGTCTCGCGGCTGGAGGAGGTGCAGGAAGCCTATGCCATGACCGGCGATGCCGACTACCTGATCAAGGCGGTGGTGCCGGACCTCAAGGGCCTCTCGGTGCTGGTGAATGACGTGCTGCTGCCGCATGAGAGTGTGGCGCGGGTCCGCTCCTCCATCGTGCTCGACCGGCTCAAGGCTTCCGGCAGCCTGCCCCTCGGCCGGCGCGGCTGA